A single genomic interval of Carassius carassius chromosome 24, fCarCar2.1, whole genome shotgun sequence harbors:
- the LOC132102877 gene encoding cdc42 effector protein 4-like, translating into MPLHKSSSRALRLDPTMISAPLGDFRHTMHIGRGGDAFGDTSFLSSHGPSSPNPKSAEPVVAATVETTDTQMNHEFEYTEDAGPNELRHSDSVSSFDLDLDLGPSILGDVLGVMDGLTMGSHKDNEEVFSSSKSTRDVMMSPRSAANELNDRMRMESITKEVNQQDEQLNEVNGMKSKGLRPKVHFSDKRDEIIGRQEIIEGLDVEVEEEMGLRPNKGMQDISGRTDYNTDPRQAEVVNLREDNSPSLSSSVSSEYEEVSPLDRREDQHLSETDSEEEGANGRQGYTFEDESDDEIGL; encoded by the coding sequence ATGCCTCTCCACAAATCATCTTCTCGAGCCCTTCGTCTGGACCCCACCATGATTTCCGCCCCCCTGGGTGATTTCCGTCACACCATGCACATTGGTCGAGGTGGAGATGCTTTTGGTGACACCTCCTTCCTGTCCAGCCATGGCCCCTCTAGTCCTAATCCCAAGTCTGCAGAACCAGTCGTGGCAGCCACTGTAGAGACCACAGACACTCAGATGAACCATGAATTTGAATACACAGAAGATGCCGGTCCCAATGAGCTCCGGCATTCCGATTCAGTTTCCTCCTTTGACCTTGACTTGGATTTAGGGCCTTCGATTTTGGGAGATGTCCTGGGAGTGATGGACGGACTGACAATGGGTTCTCACAAAGACAATGAAGAGGTGTTTAGTTCCAGCAAGAGCACAAGAGATGTGATGATGTCACCAAGGAGTGCTGCCAATGAGTTGAACGACAGGATGAGAATGGAAAGTATTACCAAAGAGGTGAACCAACAAGATGAGCAACTCAATGAGGTCAATGGCATGAAATCAAAAGGGCTCAGGCCCAAAGTGCACTTCAGCGACAAACGTGATGAGATCATTGGGCGACAGGAGATAATCGAAGGGCTAGATGTGGAAGTTGAAGAAGAAATGGGCTTGAGACCAAATAAGGGAATGCAAGACATTAGTGGCAGAACGGATTACAATACAGACCCAAGACAAGCAGAGGTGGTTAATCTGAGGGAGGACAACTCTCCAAGCCTCTCTTCCTCAGTGAGCTCAGAGTATGAGGAAGTCTCACCGCTGGACCGGAGAGAAGACCAGCATCTTTCAGAAACCGATTCAGAGGAGGAGGGTGCCAACGGACGACAAGGATACACTTTTGAGGACGAATCTGACGATGAGATTGGCCTATAA
- the LOC132102876 gene encoding glutamate-rich WD repeat-containing protein 1-like, translating to MSAAEEDTLPQDDDKFEDMEASGSDGDDMEGEGQNGDGEEKVYVPGLQPLQPGEELEMDRSAYRLYHECQTGAPCLSFDVVRDGEGEGREQFPLSMILCAGTQADTALSNRLIVMRMHNLHETGKDKDENESSEEESDEDEEDEEKKPQLELAMMPHYGGINRVRVTQRGEQTLAALWSEKGQVEIFDLRPQLEAVHSSSAMSAFIKQQKEATPLFSFSGHMSEGFAIDWSPKVPGRLVSGDCKKNIHVWEPQEGGTWKVDQRPFSSHSKSVEDLQWSPTEATVFASCSVDQSIRIWDIRAPPNSMLSASEAHSSDINVISWNRTEPFILSGGDDGLLKVWDLREFQSGRPVASFKQHSAPVTSVEWNPADSSVFAASGADDVVSQWDLSVESCAMGEQAEGLKQLPPQLLFLHQGQKEVKELHWHPQIPGVLISTALSGFNIFRTISV from the exons ATGTCCGCGGCAGAAGAAGACACGTTGCCTCAGGACGATGATAAGTTTGAGGACATGGAAGCGAGTGGAAGCGACGGGGATGATATGGAGGGAGAAGGACAGAACGGGGATGGAGAAGAGAAAGTGTATGTCCCCGGTCTGCAGCCGCTTCAGCCGGGAGAAGAGCTCGAGATGGACCGCTCCGCTTACCGCCTGTATCACGAATGCCAGACCG gTGCCCCATGTCTGAGTTTTGATGTGGTGCGTGATGGTGAAGGAGAAGGGCGCGAGCAGTTTCCTCTCTCTATGATTCTGTGTGCTGGTACACAGGCGGACACCGCCTTAAGCAACAG GCTAATTGTCATGCGCATGCACAATCTTCATGAAACTGGCAAAGATAAAGATGAAAATGAAAGCAGCGAGGAAGAAAGTGACGAAGACGAGGAGGACGAAGAGAAGAAACCACAGTTGGAGCTGGCCATGATGCCACATTATGGGGGGATCAACAGAGTCAGA GTCACCCAGCGAGGTGAACAGACATTGGCTGCACTCTGGTCAGAGAAAGGACAGGTGGAGATTTTTGACCTCCGACCTCAGCTTGAGGCAGTGCACAGTTCGTCAGCGATGTCGGCCTTCATCAAACAGCAGAAGGAAGCCACTCCTCTTTTCAGTTTTTCTGGTCACATGTCAGAAGGATTTGCCATTGATTGGTCACCCAAGGTACCAG GACGCCTGGTAAGCGGCGACTGCAAGAAGAACATTCATGTCTGGGAGCCACAGGAGGGTGGGACTTGGAAAGTTGACCAACGGCCTTTCAGCTCACACAGCAAGTCTGTTGAGGACTTGCAGTGGTCACCTACTGAAGCCACA GTTTTTGCATCCTGCTCAGTGGATCAGTCCATTCGCATTTGGGACATAAGGGCACCACCTAATTCCATGCTGTCAGCCAGTGAGGCTCATTCTTCAGACATCAATGTTATTAGCTGGAACCGGACTGAGCCTTTTATTTTGTCTGGAGGAGATGATGGCCTCCTGAAAGTCTGGGATTTAAGAGAGTTCCAG tctggACGTCCAGTGGCCAGTTTTAAGCAGCACAGTGCTCCTGTGACATCGGTGGAGTGGAACCCTGCTGACTCCAGTGTTTTTGCCGCCTCTGGAGCTGATGATGTTGTCAGCCAATGGGATCTGTCAGTGGAGTCATGTGCCATGGGAGAACAGGCAGAGGGCTTAAAACAGCTACCACCACAGCTACTGTTCCTTCACCAGGGCCAGAAAGAAGTGAAGGAGCTCCACTGGCACCCACAGATTCCTGGAGTTCTCATTTCCACCGCGCTGTCGGGATTCAACATCTTCAGAACTATTTCtgtttaa
- the LOC132102878 gene encoding uncharacterized protein LOC132102878 isoform X1, translating into MTPTVLLLLSTLTVQGSGCDDFMKTTVRNLLDSIHIEKTSGFPQVFPKNYVVSHYFNDSALCNEPCCVFSAAAFLSNSWSQLFQHLSQVHLKFRFIRELIGTLDDIAKEKIPERLDISAFPSVQSSPEGLLSFTSSLFTRWLDLDCAFGEHHCIFPTPSEEDQENPPLNEEQNVENHEPVDEQQPEIEGETGKSQLDPGPTNGYRESLFPGWSHWTFSFLWITSSLIW; encoded by the exons ATGACACCAACAG TTCTCTTACTCCTATCAACATTGACTGTTCAAGGAAGTGGGTGCGATGATTTTATGAAGACGACAGTCAGAAATCTGCTAGACTCTATACACATCGAAAAAACGTCCGGATTc CCACAAGTGTTTCCGAAGAACTACGTCGTGTCCCACTATTTCAACGACAGCGCGCTGTGCAATGAGCCG TGCTGTGTGTTCAGTGCTGCTGCTTTCTTGTCTAATTCCTGGAGTCAGCTCTTCCAGCACCTCAGTCAAGTTCACCTCAAATTCAGGTTCATCAGGGAGCTGATTGGCACACTGGATGACATAGCAAAAGAG AAAATTCCAGAACGTCTAGATATCTCTGCTTTCCCATCTGTTCAGTCGTCGCCTGAAGGTCTTCTCTCCTTCACCTCATCCCTCTTCACACGATGGCTCGATCTGGATTGTGCTTTTGGAGAGCATCACTGCATCTTCCCCACACCAAGTGAAGAGGATCAAGAAAATCCACCTTTAAACGAGGAACAGAATGTGGAGAACCATGAACCTGTGGATGAGCAGCAGCCTGAGATAGAAGGAGAGACAGGTAAAAGTCAGCTTGACCCAGGTCCGACTAATGGCTATAGAGAGTCACTTTTCCCAGGTTGGTCTCACTGGACTTTTTCTTTTCTATGGATAACATCGAGTTTGATCTGGTGA
- the LOC132102878 gene encoding uncharacterized protein LOC132102878 isoform X2 gives MKTTVRNLLDSIHIEKTSGFPQVFPKNYVVSHYFNDSALCNEPCCVFSAAAFLSNSWSQLFQHLSQVHLKFRFIRELIGTLDDIAKEKIPERLDISAFPSVQSSPEGLLSFTSSLFTRWLDLDCAFGEHHCIFPTPSEEDQENPPLNEEQNVENHEPVDEQQPEIEGETGKSQLDPGPTNGYRESLFPGWSHWTFSFLWITSSLIW, from the exons ATGAAGACGACAGTCAGAAATCTGCTAGACTCTATACACATCGAAAAAACGTCCGGATTc CCACAAGTGTTTCCGAAGAACTACGTCGTGTCCCACTATTTCAACGACAGCGCGCTGTGCAATGAGCCG TGCTGTGTGTTCAGTGCTGCTGCTTTCTTGTCTAATTCCTGGAGTCAGCTCTTCCAGCACCTCAGTCAAGTTCACCTCAAATTCAGGTTCATCAGGGAGCTGATTGGCACACTGGATGACATAGCAAAAGAG AAAATTCCAGAACGTCTAGATATCTCTGCTTTCCCATCTGTTCAGTCGTCGCCTGAAGGTCTTCTCTCCTTCACCTCATCCCTCTTCACACGATGGCTCGATCTGGATTGTGCTTTTGGAGAGCATCACTGCATCTTCCCCACACCAAGTGAAGAGGATCAAGAAAATCCACCTTTAAACGAGGAACAGAATGTGGAGAACCATGAACCTGTGGATGAGCAGCAGCCTGAGATAGAAGGAGAGACAGGTAAAAGTCAGCTTGACCCAGGTCCGACTAATGGCTATAGAGAGTCACTTTTCCCAGGTTGGTCTCACTGGACTTTTTCTTTTCTATGGATAACATCGAGTTTGATCTGGTGA